ATATGAAAACTTTAAGCTTCCAATGCTATTTAAAAACTACATAATTTTATCAAATGGTACCATAGGTTCATCACCTAACTGAAGAGATGAATGGAATGGTACGTGACGTTTGTAAAAGTTTGCAAAATGCGTATGGCAATGCGTTTCATACAATGGACCGGTTAAAAGGATGTGAATGACTGAAATCGAGCAACTTCAGTGCTCGCATTCTGACGGATCTGCTCCCTTGAGTAGATAATTGTGGGTTAAGTGTGTGCGTCCGATTCTTAGTCTTGAATGTATGACTTCATAAAATCTGTTTTTGTGATGGCAATCCTTCTATTCTTTTATGTTTGGCGTTATGAGGTGCAGTTTATTATTTAGTGCATGGTTCCATTCAACCTGCCATTTAGATTTCAGCGCTCACTTAATTGATCTTTTTTTGTCCTGCCAGGGGATATTCATTTTGCAGACGTCACTCCTGGTTGCATTTCTTGCTACGTTGTCTGTGAGCTCGTTTCCAGGAATTCCAACATGGCTTGGAGCCCAGCAGAAGTGTACGTTGTACCCGTGTATCCCAAGCTGATGCAGTTTTTGCAGGATATACAGTAAAAGAGGGTTTTTTGATTTATGTTTCGAGCTAATTGGAGTCATGGCACTTCTGGAGTCTGTGTATATTACTGTGTTTTTATTGTGTTGATTACTTATGTCGTCCAGTGCCGTCAATACTCCATATAATTAAGGACACGACACAGGTAAGCCAGCATTAATGCGGGGCCACCAGGGGATGTGTTTGATATAGCACTCACTGTAAAAGGTTTGGTCGCCAGTGTCTTACGGCATGCTGGTAGCTACAGGGTGCTCACGCCTGTAGCAAGGCCCGACTGCTATTCGATGAGACTCTAAAAAATGAAACTCACTGAGTTTCGTTTCAGAACTGCCTCATATGCCTGGAATTGAAACACAATCGCGACTTCAGACAACCAGCTTCAGCAGTGTTACTGCTCTTCTATCTGTCCGTTAACACCAACTCGGCTCCGCAATATAGCATAGGTTATTTTGAATGGCGATGGAGTTTAATGCTGTTAAGAGCCAGTTGGCAGTGACATCAGGCAGGCGGCGGGCGGTTTAAGCGGTATTATAAACTCTGTAAATTTTGTTGTGGAAAGAGTAAAGTTACAAATGTTTATGGGAACAAAGACAACGGTAGCCGAGATAGGTGTGACGGACAAATAAAAGACAGAGAGACTTCTGTCGTCTTCCTCGCTTgtcgttgctgttgttgtcaTCAACAAACTCATGGTGCGTGCCCACTTCGGGTGATTGGCCAATACACGGTCGGCGACGGATAGAGGCTGAAGAGAAGGTCTTcaaataagaagaagaagaaagaaaaaaaatgaatgcagatTCACTGATTTCAATTATTAGCAAATCATAaactggaagattggtggctgaaaACACGTGCAATGTTTAGGTTGATTTGATTAGAGGAGAATTTTCAACATGAGTATTCAGAAGAAGGAATTCCGAAAGATTTTATGATGACAGCCGCTTCGAGTCTAAAAGGAAACTTTTGAATGGCAGAGAGCACATTCCTGTTATTGTGCCCAAGGATAGACGAACCAAGAGACAGAAGAACCTCAGCGGACGAACTTAAACCGAGGTGTCGTAAAGGGTGTTCTAGCAGGCGTCACCGTAAAGAGGATAAGCGCCGGAAGGGCAACCGGAAATAGTCAATCGCTTGGGGTTCAGCGCGGAGAGGGCACAATGGGGAGGCCGCCAAACCAGATCTATGCAAGTACAAGTTTAATTGAGGCTCGCGACAACGTAGATGCGTGAAAGAAACCTCAAGCTTGCGCGATTGCCATTCTTTACTGCACCACAGGAAGAGAACTTGCTAATAGTCGGGAGAGGAAGTAAGCACTGAGGCTGCAAATTCTTTCAATAGCAGATACCTGTGCCGCTGTAGTACAGGGTTTTCCATCTAAGACTTTCGACAATTTCTtacaataggctttttgagttagaagagcgctttttgcgGCGCAGCATTTGTCAACACAGTTCTACATCAGAATACAGGCaaaacgtgctaactagcagcatgattgactaatattgaataccctaacttttcaactattactgttagccGCCTTAATtcttaagaggcgtgtagcccaccgcaaaCAATATCCATATCTGCTTATGGAGTTGCGAAAACATGGTTActgtcggcgctgtggcccaaaaaattttggctatCGGCTACCtcatgccaaaatacatgcaccttcgagaagcttgcatgcaaaccaaggtctccagtgcacgtaactggtCGAAATCACCACAATTTTTAGGCCATGAAGCCATCGAGCAtttagaatttctaaaaactgacatggatattgctttcggtgggctacacgcctcttaataattaaggagtttaacagtaacagttaaaaagttaagtactcaatattagttaaccagcctgctagtgaACACATCATAGCTGAattttgatgtactacaccgctgacgatgctatgccgaaaaaagcgctcttttaactcaaaaagcctattttcaaaaaCTATGTAAAGTCttatgtgaaacaccctgtatatgagcAGAGCGGAAGGAGAGTCATGATTGGGCCATGAAGATATGCCTTCGCCAAAATGTGAGAAACCTCATTTGATAAATTCCTCTATGCCAGGCACCTAAACGAACCGTAATGAGCACGCGTGAAGTAGTACCAAACATTTCAGTAAGCGGAGTGCCCGTCACACCGTAGACGCGGTTAGAGAGGAACAAGGCGATAATGAATCGTCCGTCTTGCTCTTGTTGTTGTTCACTTTGTGAAATGGCACATAACCACGACAGGGATAGGCCAGGATTCAGTGAGGAAGGCCAAGAGAAGAGGATAAACTGATGCAAAGCTAATGGTTATGCGTCTTCTCGCCGGATCTGCAAATGTTGGGTTTCGAAATAATCTTTCAGATGGAGATGAGTACAATTCATTATAAATGTTCAAACCAAACCAGACATGCAAATCTGTTAAAATGTTCAGTTttcgggattgaacccgtgtcacTAGATTACGTAACCGACCACCGTAATTTTTTAGAAAACTGCTGAGCTTTTGTTCAGGCAATGAGTTGATCACAGCAGGGAATATTATGCGTGAGAATTGTTTGAGTTCAGTATAAGAAAAAATTGTTTGGTCGAAGAACAcgtcttttctgctctttcaGGGCTTTGATTTGGCGAGCAGGTATTGACTCTGCGACATTTTTGAGATCACTGCCAGACAGACATTTTCCAGCTCTGAAACAAGGGGTATACATTGGTATTCTATTCAGAAATCTGTGTACCTCATACAAGtttcatcactacggcgtctctcatagcctctgtcgatttgtgacgttaaacccccataaaccaaaccagtcataCGTTTCATACTGGTTAATTTAGTGTCGCTTGCTGCAAGTGCTTCTCACCTGCTGAATCATGACATTTCCGGCACGTGGATACGTGGGCAGGAAAATGCGATTTGTAATGGACTTTTTTTCATAATGCTGCAAATGCTTGTCAGTTCTAGCGTCTCAACGTCACTCTCGCGACGAGAGCCCGCCGTACGACAGGCGTTTATTGTGGCAACGAAATGAGAAACTGAAGAACGTTATAGTAGCTGCAACGTCAGCAACCTGTTGGCCCATGGAGCGGAAGCCACAGTATATGCACCGATTTAAAtcaagagcgagagagagagagagaacagtcTTGTTCGGGTGTGACCACACATCTGCATTTGCTGGAGACCTTCGTTTTATATTTTCGCAAAATTCGATATATCTGCAAAAAACGAACTAAATGGTAATCGTAGTTTTTGCTGAAAGGCCGATATTTCCAACTGATCGAAAATAACGATATTTTTAcgcttaaaatatttttttgttaacGCATTTTCGGCAGAATGGTGTATTGCTTTCATTAACAATTGGCTTCCTCCTCGACACTCATACTTTGCTCGCATGGGTGTGGACTGTCTTGTTCGTCCTCACGAGGCTCTTCATCTTCATTCAATTATCGTCCCAAATAGATGTTCTAAGTTCTTAAAAAAAATGATTTATTTGGGGCTGAAAAGAATATGGCTCTAAGTTTGGTAGAGCTTCATCGAATTATGCCCTTATCTCATGGGCTTTCTAAAGGCGTTTGAACAAAAAGACACCTTCCTAAAACGAGCTGCATTCACATACACACGGCAGAGTTTAATCGCCTTTCCAGAAGCGGTCTTTTCCGCATCCGGAGGTTACCGATCTCTTTTACGGCTGGAAAGGCGTGGCCTCCAACGCTCTCGACGCTAGTAAAGATTATCTAACAAAGAGACGAAGCAAATGTACGTTTTTGTGTCACGTTTATGCATTATAAAAAGGGTTTTATGTTGCACAGAAGATTAAGTAGGCTCAATAATGCACTTTTTCCGCAGCACTCTCGTAGGAAGATGATCCATTCCATGGCGATGGCTATACGGTCGCACGCTGCTCCCTCTTCAAGTTCGCTAGACAAACTTGCAAAGTTCGTTACTTCTGTGAAGGCATTGGAAGCTGTCTGAATAAATCTTCTTCAATTTAACATTTCTGAATATAACGCATCTACATTTACTAAAACACGTGTAATACAGTACACTTCTGATATATATTGTGAGATACACCGGTTTATTTTGAGTAGTTTTGTTTCTCAATCTAGCGCCACACTTTCGATGGCGTGTTCGGAAGGAATTAAACGCTAAAAATAGACCACCAGCGCCCGTGTCTCTGCTGCGCAACTCCTTTCATTTAAAAGTACTTCACGTCAGTAAAGGATCGCTTAGGTAAAAGGGGTTTTTGCGTGCTCGTGTGACAGATGTATTAGTCTGCGACGAATTACGCAAGGCAGCAAATACTTAATGATACCTTGATGATGTAGAGTTTACGGCACCTTCGGTGGTAAAGAAGCCACGTGATAAGCTTGAGAGCATTTTAACGGTTGTGTACTATTCCACTGAACACTATAATACGTAAAAATGATGGGACCAAAAATATATCCCTGCATTGCACTGCAAACAACGGCGACCAAGAAGATTATTCGCTCTCTCGGGATTCGAAGTGTCTTCTAATTATTTGGCGCAATTTAACCATGATTAGGCGTTCTCCACGGATACATTATGAGCATAGGTTGTAGAGGAGAATTTTATTGTGCAGGCAGTCGAAGGCAACACGGAGGTCAAGAAACATACGAATCTTAAAAGAACGCAGTCAGTGTTTTGTACATTCTCTTCTTTTACTGCTAATAATGCTGATAATAAATATTAGGACTATGAACTCTCAAACTCGCAGCTCTAAGGCCAGGGCATTTGTGAAAACATTTTCTTATGCAATAAaaacagatgttttttttttataagaccCGTAGAACTGAAATTGCGGATAGTTGCTCCTGGACTTCCTCATGAAGCGCAGTTTCATTAGCTTAATTCGACATCTTCCTCCCCTGACTCTGTCTGTCTACTCTTGGTGGACACGTTATTACACGACTGATTTGCTCTGCTAGGCATGCGTGGGCAAAAGTCAGTCATTGAACCTCTGATTTCCATTTCATATACCAGTTCGTGTACCGACAGTTCTAGACATTTCACGACTTCTACGATTATACAAAGCCTTTATATTACCAGATAATTTGAAGAAGCCTGAATGTTTCTTGCTTAGGAAATCTTTTCCAATGTGAAAGGAAGGAAATGAAGAGGTCGACCATGCGATCACAGGTGTTTCCCAGTTGATTAGTTTCGCCTTCATATCAAAAAGTACGCAGTTCATTATGATTGTCGAAGTCGATGTTCTGAGGTTCAGCCTTGCGACAATCACTCATTCACTCTCCACAAAGGCACATGCAAATTCGGCTGATCATTCCGCAAATCACACTAAATGGAAAGCAGCACCAATTGACGCACTCATCACACGGCTCCTTTAACCTTCCGCGAGTGTTGCGGATGCCGCTATCTTTTGCCGGCTGTTCCGCGCTGTTTGGTCCCTTTAATGACGACACGAATGAAGAGGATTCATCGAGGCTTGTCCCATTCTTCATGCTTTCAACCTGCAAAAACAAAGAACATCATTTGTCACGATTTCGGTCCGCCGAATTCATTGCGACGCAGAATGAAACGGAGGCTCAGAATTAGTGCATTTATAGGCATTAGAACTGGCGCCGAACACCGCGAACACCGCGTATATTAATGGGAATATCTTCATTTTAAACTCAGTTGAAATACAACCTGCAGTCCAATTGTTCACGAAGGTGTTTATAATCATGACTTACTCTGCGTACCCGCCGCAGAATCTGACTGATGATAGGCATCTTGAGCTCACACTTAAGAGTTTTGAGGTCCTTAGCAAACCATCGGGTAAACTAAGCATTCAAAATTCCCCCAACTAATTTCGATGCTAAGTGCCATGAAGCAAGCGGTGGCAAACCCACGAACAAGGAGTGCTTGTCCTGGTTTCCAGGCCTTGAATAAAGTGAAACTGAGACAGAAGAAAATTTTTTCTGTTCATTGGCTTGTCCTAAACTACCATTCAATATTCCGTTTGCCTGAAAGCATCCTTCCTGATTTGTTTCTTCCCTCCCTCTGTTTAACCACATTTCCGCCAATAGAGGACTTTGGTTTAGAGGTTACAGTGTGGGAAACCCTTTCCTTCTGCCCTTGGGCGATTGACTTTGCAGTAAAATAGCAGTGGGATTTGCGACATCTTTCCGGAGGAAATTCAGTGTATATTAATAATACTGAAGCTTTATCAGCTTGCGTGCATTGCCGATAAAATGCAAACACACTAAAAGCAAGCAGGAACAGAGCGATACGAGCAGTCCAGAGTACCACGTTTTAAAAATGCGAGCTCAAAAGAGTCCCTTCGAATAATTCTCAGATGAAAAGAGCGCCCCAATCTTTTCCCCAGACGTTAACATGCACCATCGTATGATTACGCTACAAGATTTCGGCATGTAcacctcagcaaaaaaaaaaaaaacattgccgcCGTTCACAGATCGCGTATTCTCTGCTGTCAACGTAAGAAAATAATAGGAGTCTCAAAAATGAGCAATTAAGAACCAGACTGCCCACTTGAGGAGTAAGATAGAAACCCGTCATCGCCTTTTATATTACAGAAATgtttaattagaaaaaaacatACAATTTTTAATCTACAAACATGGCACATCAGCGGCTATGCTACATGCATCGAAAAACATACTAACTGATTTGCAAATTGCGCATTGGCACTGGTATCTAAGTTAAGAGGCATGAAAGAGGCTAGAAATCAGAACAGAATCATTTAGTATAGGTAGCATGCCACTACGGTATCACAGAGAACGAAGGACCACACGCCTCAGACCGAAAATTTCTGTTCCGGGAGCCCTACAGAGATGCTGTAGAACCCCCTTAGCCAAGTGCTAACCTTCATCGACATTGCTGAGCCCACCAGATGGTTCCGCACGGTTTACGCCCCGCTGGACTAAAGATTAGATAAAGTCGAAGAGAACTCACTTCGTAAAATTAACACCAACAACTTTAATACCCCATATGAGCTACATGCCAGACCCGCAGCCGTCCAATCGGAAGATTAAGTTCTGAGGGAGATTGCAGACTTACATCAGACGATATGGGCCGTGCCTAGAAACAGGTGCATAAAAGTAACAGAAAAATCAACGCAGGAATAATGGGAGGCAGCTCTGTGCAGCTCAGACGGCATAGAAGAGAAAGACCTCGTCACAAGAGCCAGGGCAGCAGCCTTAGCCAACTGAGTTCCAGAGTAAGAACTCCGGCCGTCAAGACCACATAGAAGTGTCAATAACGCACTTTTGCCACCGCCACTCTGAGTTTTATTTCGCAGTTCTTTCCCGCAGTGGCAGTAACTTACCTGATAAATGTCCTTGCTCTTATCCTCGCAATGAATGATGTCTTTGCCACGCTGGTCGATCTGCGCACGCAAGCAAGCCTGGCAGAACTTATGGTTTCCCGGGTCTCTGTACATGGACATGGAAAGCCGGCCGCACTTCTTGCACGTTGAATGGTTGCTTTTGTCGTCAGCAAATTTTTCATTTGTTGGACCAGCGGGAAGCTCAAGGTAAACCATAGATGTCCCCATGGATCAGCTTTCTGCTGACAAGACCGTCTAGTGCAATGCTGTTGATGTCTCCAAGCCTTCGAGTGTGCTTTAGGTTCGAATACCTGAAATGCACGGAATTGATTAGTATAAATACCTAACGTAGTTCGAATATCACTATTCTAAACATCACACGGAGTTTACACCGGTTAACACTAGAGATGCAAGACGAGAGTTTTATTCAGGCGACGCGGTACTTCTGAATATTTAGGTAGAGAGCAAAACCAGCAGCAAACAAAGCAAAGCCAACATAAAAAAGCAAAGCATTAGGAGCATTTTTCTATTAATAATATTGCGTACTTTTGGAGATGTGATACAGCCTTTCATTGTGTTGAGTCACCGCGTTCACGATTATTGGCGTCACATGACCCGATGTTCTTGACACTTCGTTCAATAAAATGGAATCACAAGCAACAGCCTCAACTTCTGTGTCCAATGGATCGCGCTATCTGCATGATTAGACCATTGCGCCAAAAGGTGTTGCTCACAAGGCAACAGCGATGGTTAATATGTTATTAATAGTACAGGTCACGCTTAACTGATACAGATAACTCTGAATATGCACAGAACGAGGCAGAGGAGTCGTGTactttcaattaattttattgcATCAGACGTGGTTGTTCTATACAGGACCAGAATGACAGTAAAGAGTGAAACATAACAGAACGAAATAATTCGGCCCCTTAAACAAATGCCTTCACCTCTGTAGCTACAATATGGCCAATCACCGCAACAATTCTATTTCGCTATCTTCCAGCCACTGATGAGGCGCTAATACATATTTCCTGCTCCGGCGGTCATGATCTTGAATAATTCAATAACTTCTTCCTCGCTTTTCATTCTGGTTCTTTATAAAAGTTCCTCGTCCTATGCAGTAAAATCAGTTGAAAGTTCGCGCTTCCTGTGTCTACAGTTCTGTCCATGCTACATGTTTTCTCTATCAGTTAAGCCCAATAATTCCTCTGGGTGTTGCTGTCAGGGCACTGCTACTTCTCATAGTGTTCCT
The genomic region above belongs to Amblyomma americanum isolate KBUSLIRL-KWMA chromosome 9, ASM5285725v1, whole genome shotgun sequence and contains:
- the LOC144104337 gene encoding uncharacterized protein LOC144104337 translates to MGTSMVYLELPAGPTNEKFADDKSNHSTCKKCGRLSMSMYRDPGNHKFCQACLRAQIDQRGKDIIHCEDKSKDIYQVESMKNGTSLDESSSFVSSLKGPNSAEQPAKDSGIRNTRGRLKEPCDECVNWCCFPFSVICGMISRICMCLCGE